CGTCGAGGATCAACAACTGCGCGTCGCGCAGATAAGCACGGGCGAGCGCGATCTTCTGCCACTCTCCACCGGATAGCTCGGTGCCGCCCTCGAAGCGGCGGCCCAGCATCTGGTCGTAGCCGCCGGGAAGCTTGGCGACGACGGTGTCGGCGAGACTCTTGTGGGCAGCGGATTCGATCTCCTGCTGCTCGATAGGACCCTGGTCCACGCGGCCGATGGAGATGTTGTCGCGTGCGGTCATCTCGAAACGAACAAAGTCTTGGAAGATGACGCCGATCTGGCGGTGAAGGGCCTCAATGTCGTAGTCGCGGAGATCGACTCCGTCGAGGAGGATCTGTCCCTCGGTGGGATCGTAGAGGCGCGTGATGAGCTTGACGACGGTGGTCTTGCCCTGGCCGTTCTCGCCGATGAGGGCGATGCGCTCGCCGGGCGAGAGGGTGAGATTGAAGTTCTTGAGGACGCGGCGCTCGGTGCCGGGATAGGCAAAGGATACGTTGCGGAACTCGAAGCCCTTGGTGATCTTGGCGGGAGGCTGAAGGCCGTTTTGCCGGGAGCTGACGAGCGGCTCCATGGCGAAGAAGGCGAGAAGATCGGTGAGGAAGAGCGCCTGGTCGGCGATGCCGGAGGCGGTGGAGAAGACCTGTTGCAGGTTCGAGCTGGCCTGCTGGATGGCGGCGGTGAGGAAGGTGAACATGCCGATGTCGTAACCACCAGCGAGAGTCTTCCAGATGACCCAGACGTAGGCTCCGTAGTAGCCGAGCGTGCCGATGATGCCGAGCAGGCCGCCTACGATGAGCTTCGAACGGGAGAGAGCGACATCCTCAAGGTAGATGTCGCGGGCTAGCGCCTTGAAGCGATTGGTGAAGAACTTGTTGAGGCCAAAGAGCTTGACCTCCTTTGCTCCTTCGCGGCTTCCGGCGACTTCGCGGAAGTACTCCATCTGGCGCTTGGCGCGGGTCTGGCGGAAGTTCTTGGCGTAGCCGAGGAAGGCGAAGTGGGTTTCGCCGAGGAACGACGGAAGCACGCCGAAGATGAGGAGCAGGACCAGCCAGGGCGACGCCCAAAAGAGCGCGGCGGAGAAGACGATGGTCGTGATGAGCTGCTGGAAGAGGCGGCCCATCTGCTGGATCATGCCAAGGCGGTCGGTGGCCTGGACGCGGGCGCGCTCGAGGCGGTCGTAGAAGAGAGGGTTCTCGTAAGTGGTGAGATCGAGGCGAGATGCCTGCTCCATGACGCGGACGCTGACGTACTGGGTGTAGCGGTTCGCGATGAGAGAGTCGGAGTAGTCGATGGTGCGGGTGATGAGGCCGAAGAGGACGTTGAGCGTGACCTCGGTGATGACAAGAGTCCAGAAGTTGGCGGGAAGAGCCTGGCCGTGAAGATGGTTCGAGATGGCTGTGATGATGTACTGCGCGACCTTGGCGATGGCGAAGGGCACGACCGCGACGAGGACTCGCAGAATGAGTCCCCAGGTGACTACCGCGGGGCCGGAGTCCCACAAAATACGCAGGACTGGCGGCAGGTTCTTGAGCGCGGCAAGGCGCTCGCGCCAAGGGCTGGCGCTGCTCGCGGTCGTGGTGGTTTTGGTGGTGGCATCAGTCATGGACACGACAATAAGAGTCGCATACTTTCACGCGATCAGAGTTCATCCAACTTAGGATGCGAGATTTCGAGTTTGCGCTGTCTGAGCGAGACTCACATGCAACGAATTCGGGAGATGGAGCATCGCAGACGTGCAGAAATAAGTTTGTGTTGTTCAAGATTTCCTTGAGTTTACGCTACATTTTAGCGGAGAGTGGACGGCTGATCTGCTCGAGCGATTTCCCTTCTGCCGCGACGCCGAGGACCAGCTCCACGATGGCGGCGAAGATCATAAGGATGGCGGCGGCGATGTATCCGCCGAAGAGCGGGGTGCGGGATCTGGATTCGATGAGGTGGCCGAAGAGTGCGGGCGCACCGGCGCCTCCGATGAGCGTGCCTACGGCGTAGAAGATGCTGATTGCCATGGCGCGGACCTCGAGCGGGAAGATCTCGCTGACGGTGAGGTAGGCAGAGCTGGCGGCGGCGGAGGCGACGAAGAAGATCACGGTCCAGCAGGCGGTCTGAGTGGTCGCGGTGAGAAGGTTGGCCTCAAAGAGAGCGCCGGTGAGGAGAAGCAGTGCTCCGCTGAGTGCGTAGGTGAGGGCGATCATCTTCTTGCGGCCGACCGTGTCGAAGAGATGGCCGAGGAGGACAGGGCCAAGGACGTTGCCGATGGCGAACGGGAAGATATAGTAGCCGGCGTGCGTGGGCGGGATGCGGTAGAAGCGCTCGAGCACCAGGGCGTAGGTGAAGAAGATGGCGTTGTAGAAGAAGGCCTGCGCGATCATCAAGGACAGGCCGAGGAAGGTGCGGGTGCGGTTCTCGCCGGTCATGGCGGCCCATATCTCATGGAGCGAGGTGTGGGTGCGGGGGTGGATTTCTACCGGCTCTTCCGTGGTCGGTGGTAGACGCTGGCCGGTTTCGTGGACGACGGTCTCCTCTACATCGTGCACGATCTTTTCGGCCTCATCGTTGCGGCCATGAATGACCAGCCAACGCGGGCTTTCGGGGACGTGGTGACGGAGAAAGATGATGCCGATGCCAAGGAGCGCTCCGAGACCGAAGGCGAATCGCCAGGCGAGTTGCTCAGGAACGAGGTGGCCGTTGAAGAGGATGACCGTGACAGCAGCGCCGAGTGCGGCTCCGAGCCAGTAGGTGGAGTTGATGATAAGGTCGATGCGGCCGCGCAGACGGGCAGGGATAAGTTCGTCGATGGCGGAGTTGATGGCTGCGTACTCGCCGCCGATGCCGAGGCCGGTGATGAAGCGGAAGAGAGAGTAGCTGTGGAAGTTCCACGAGAGAGCCGTAGCCGCGGTGGCCAGCAGATAGACGAGAAGCGTGACAGTGAAGAGCTTCTTGCGGCCGAGGCGGTCGGTAAGCCAGCCGAAGAAGAGTGCGCCGATGACCGCTCCGGTGAGGTAACAGGTGGCGGATTGGCCTACCTGCGCATCGGACATGCGCAGGCTCGTCTTGAGAACGCCGCCGATGGTCCCGGCGAGCGTGACCTCCAGGCCGTCGAGCACCCAGGTGATGCCAAGGGCGATGACGATGAGCCAGTGCCATCGGGCCCAGGGGAGTCGATCGAGACGCGCGGCGATGCAGGATCGGATTGGCTCCATACAGCGAGGTTGGATGCAGGTTATGGGTTTGACGTGCGATATGGACTACAGGCCTGGATGGATTACTCGCACCGAGTACAGCGAATGGTTGGTAAGAAGATACAGAGTGCGTCGGTCTTCACCGCCGAAGATAATGTCGTGTGGCCTCTCGGGGACTTCGATGGTATCGAGTAGCTTACCCGTGGGAGAGTAGATGAAGATCTGTCCCGCTGCAAGATAGACGTTACCCTCGGCGTCCTGAGCCAGGCTCTCTCCTCCCTGTTCGACAAACGGCGTGATCTTTGTGAGTGAGCCGTCGCCTGCGACCACTCCACGATAGGTTCTTTGCTCCGCCTCATTCGTCGCATAGAACGGCTTGCCCGAGATAGCCTTGACGAGGCCGTAAGCCTCAAGCACAGGAGCCCACTTCGTTCCGAAGTAGGGCTCGCCCTGAACTATAGGAGGATCGGTGGGGATGAAGAGAGTATGGTCGGGCGAGATGAACTGAAGCTGCTTACGGCTTGAAAGATTCGTTTCAAACATCTGCTGCAATGTCGTATAGGTGTAGGGCCGCGTGGCCGAGAGGGTACTTGCGAAATCACCATTGAACCAGTAATCCACGTGGAGTGCCGCGGTCAGGCCAGCGTTCTCTGTTGTTGGAGTTGGCTTCAATATGCTGAGCTCAGCGTCTGGACTCTCAGGACGAAAAGCGTAGGCTGTCAGTTCCCTGCCTCCTGAAGACAAAACAACAAGGTCGCCCGACTTATCAAAAACCAGATTCACTGGATCGAGTGGGGCATCGCGAATCACTATCGCATTGTGCGATTTCGGCTCCCAGCGATAGACGCGCTGGAAGTGCGAATCGACGAAGTAGAGCTGGCCTTTTGCATCCACAGCGGCTCCGGAGATATTGAAGAAGCCTGTTGCCAGCTTCTGAGGCTTACCTCCTGCCACAGTGAATGTTGAGCGATGCGCTGCAACGCGAGACGGCTTGTCATCAGAGAGGTTCAACCATGCAAACTCACGGTCGCGGACTGATCTATGCAGTGTTTGATCTACGATGGCATCTTCAAAGGGAACCTTATTGGAACGCACAGCTTGACGACATTTTTCCGATGAGTCACATAACCCGATGGAGCTATTCGCATCCACATGCACATTTCTAAAGTGGATGTTGGTCGAGTTTGAGATACGTACTGCATACGGAAACGGTATCTCCATGTGGGTCACACGATAGCCGTGATAGTTGGCAATGGTGAGGTTGTGAGAACCATCTATCTCGAGAGAAGAAGCATTGCCACTTTCACCACTTTCCTCTTCCGTTTGCAGTGCGTATAAATTCCAATTCGAGACATTCTTCAACTTGATCTCGGCACGCACGTGATGCTCGCTCGACAACTCATAAACAAAGCCTGGAACGCTTGTATTTGAGACCTCGAAGCCAGCCTGCGCGTAAGTATCAGGTGTCCAGATATTGGCGAAGGTGCCACCACCTTTGTCTACCCACAGGCTTGGGTACTGGCTATCCCAGGGGCGATGTAAATCCGGGTCGGCTGTATGCGTATTGTTATAAGGATTGATGCGTGAGCCGTCCGCAGCATTGGTTCCATGACCGCCTA
This is a stretch of genomic DNA from Granulicella sp. WH15. It encodes these proteins:
- a CDS encoding SMP-30/gluconolactonase/LRE family protein, which translates into the protein MLTPAGGSNVITGIGIFTGGLNSRAVGLLWHSGQASLVDDVRFLGGHGTNAADGSRINPYNNTHTADPDLHRPWDSQYPSLWVDKGGGTFANIWTPDTYAQAGFEVSNTSVPGFVYELSSEHHVRAEIKLKNVSNWNLYALQTEEESGESGNASSLEIDGSHNLTIANYHGYRVTHMEIPFPYAVRISNSTNIHFRNVHVDANSSIGLCDSSEKCRQAVRSNKVPFEDAIVDQTLHRSVRDREFAWLNLSDDKPSRVAAHRSTFTVAGGKPQKLATGFFNISGAAVDAKGQLYFVDSHFQRVYRWEPKSHNAIVIRDAPLDPVNLVFDKSGDLVVLSSGGRELTAYAFRPESPDAELSILKPTPTTENAGLTAALHVDYWFNGDFASTLSATRPYTYTTLQQMFETNLSSRKQLQFISPDHTLFIPTDPPIVQGEPYFGTKWAPVLEAYGLVKAISGKPFYATNEAEQRTYRGVVAGDGSLTKITPFVEQGGESLAQDAEGNVYLAAGQIFIYSPTGKLLDTIEVPERPHDIIFGGEDRRTLYLLTNHSLYSVRVIHPGL
- a CDS encoding MFS transporter, which gives rise to MEPIRSCIAARLDRLPWARWHWLIVIALGITWVLDGLEVTLAGTIGGVLKTSLRMSDAQVGQSATCYLTGAVIGALFFGWLTDRLGRKKLFTVTLLVYLLATAATALSWNFHSYSLFRFITGLGIGGEYAAINSAIDELIPARLRGRIDLIINSTYWLGAALGAAVTVILFNGHLVPEQLAWRFAFGLGALLGIGIIFLRHHVPESPRWLVIHGRNDEAEKIVHDVEETVVHETGQRLPPTTEEPVEIHPRTHTSLHEIWAAMTGENRTRTFLGLSLMIAQAFFYNAIFFTYALVLERFYRIPPTHAGYYIFPFAIGNVLGPVLLGHLFDTVGRKKMIALTYALSGALLLLTGALFEANLLTATTQTACWTVIFFVASAAASSAYLTVSEIFPLEVRAMAISIFYAVGTLIGGAGAPALFGHLIESRSRTPLFGGYIAAAILMIFAAIVELVLGVAAEGKSLEQISRPLSAKM
- a CDS encoding ABC transporter ATP-binding protein, giving the protein MTDATTKTTTTASSASPWRERLAALKNLPPVLRILWDSGPAVVTWGLILRVLVAVVPFAIAKVAQYIITAISNHLHGQALPANFWTLVITEVTLNVLFGLITRTIDYSDSLIANRYTQYVSVRVMEQASRLDLTTYENPLFYDRLERARVQATDRLGMIQQMGRLFQQLITTIVFSAALFWASPWLVLLLIFGVLPSFLGETHFAFLGYAKNFRQTRAKRQMEYFREVAGSREGAKEVKLFGLNKFFTNRFKALARDIYLEDVALSRSKLIVGGLLGIIGTLGYYGAYVWVIWKTLAGGYDIGMFTFLTAAIQQASSNLQQVFSTASGIADQALFLTDLLAFFAMEPLVSSRQNGLQPPAKITKGFEFRNVSFAYPGTERRVLKNFNLTLSPGERIALIGENGQGKTTVVKLITRLYDPTEGQILLDGVDLRDYDIEALHRQIGVIFQDFVRFEMTARDNISIGRVDQGPIEQQEIESAAHKSLADTVVAKLPGGYDQMLGRRFEGGTELSGGEWQKIALARAYLRDAQLLILDEPTAALDARSELEVFERFAELTQGKMALLISHRFSTVRMADRIVVLSGGQLIEEGDHHNLMARGGVYAGMFEMQAASYR